The nucleotide sequence ATTTTTGATTAGTTTTTGTGGATTATAAAAGTGATTTAATGGGCCATTACCTTCGCCGGTTTTTACATCTTTTCCGTTTTCGATAGCTTGATGTGCAAAATCCTGCCCTAATTTTATAGCATCGATTAAGTTTTCGCCTCTGGCTAAAAAGGAAGCGATAGCAGAAGATAATGTGCAGCCAGAACCATGCGTATTATTCGTATCGAATCTTTTGAATTCGTAAGAGTGAATTTCTCCATTTTCAGCAAAATAAAGCGAAGTGATTCGATCACTTTTTAAATGACCTCCCTTCATTAAAACAGATTTGCAGCCGAGTTTCATAATTTTTTCTCCTGCTTTTTTCATGTCTTCCAGCGTTTCAACTTTCATTTCAGCTAAAACCGCAGCTTCATCCATATTAGGAGTAATGACATCGGCTAATGGAAATAATTGCTCAATGATCATTTTTACGGTTTCATCCTCAATTAATTTATGCCCGCTTGTAGCAACCATTACAGGATCAAAAACCAATGCTGTTTTTGGATATTTTTGCAATGCAGCAACAATAGTTTTAACGAGTTCTGGTGTGTGTACCATTCCAATCTTTACCGCATCAGGAAAAATATCGTCAAAAATGCTATCGATTTGTTCTGAAACAGCCTGATAGGAAATAGGAAATATATTTTTTACGCCCGTTGTATTTTGTACCGGTAGTGCAGTTAATACAGAGGTTGCGTAACAACCCAATGCCGAAAATGTTTTAATATCGGCCTGAATTCCTGCGCCGCCACTACCGTCGAAACCGGCGATAGTTAAGGCTGAAGGATATTTATATGTTTTCATTTTGATGATTCTGAATTTGATTTTTTATTTCTTTTGCAGCTTCTTTAGGATCGTTAGCAGCACAAATAGCTGAAACTACAGCAATACAATCTGCACCTGCTTTAATTACTTCAGCAGCATTACTAGCATTCATGCGACCAATAGCCACTAAGGGTTTTTTAGTTAAGTTCCGAATTTTTTTAATTCCCTCGATTCCCCATTCGGTTACTGTATTGGTTTTTGTACTGGTGCTATATACCGGGCTAATACCTAAATGATTAGCAATCTTCGTTTGCTCGGTCTCTAACTGCTCTAGATATTCTATAGAATATCCAATCGCTTTATTATGATTCCAAATTTGCTGAATTTCAGAAGGCGGAGTGTCACTGTTCCCAACATGAATACCGAAAGCATCAACAGCGTTAGCAACTTCAAGATTGTCATTGATTATAAGCGGGATATTATATCTATCGGTAAGCTTTTTCAGTTTTTCAGCTTTTTTTATAAAGTCTGAAGTATTCAGATTTTTCTCTCTTAATTGAATAATATCGACACCGCCTTCAATAGCCATTTCAGCAACTTTTAATAACGAATGATGCACGGAACTTTCTTCTGAAATTACCAGATAAAGTTGATAAGGAAAATCTGGATGCATTATTCGCTAATTTTGAGAGTAGACATAAATTCTTCTTCAGTAATATTATAAAGTTTATCGAGAATATTTAATTGCAAAGTTCCCGGTCCTGCTGAAGTTTTAGCAGCAAGTTCGCCACAAACTCCCAATAAAGCCATTGCGGCTAAGGTTGCTTCAAATTTATCCTCAACTACCGCGGCAAATGCTGCTGTGATCGCTGAAGCCGAACAGCCAAGTCCCGTAACTTTAGCCATAAGAGAATCGCCATTATTCAGCATCATTATTTTATTTCCGTCGATAATAATATCAGTTTCCCCAGAGATGCAAACCACGCTATCGTATTCAGTATTAAGCGCATTGGCAGCTTCGATAGCTTCGCTACTTGCTGCAGTGCTGTCTACGCCTTTGGTTTTTAGATCAGATGCCTTCGCCAGAGCCATGATTTCTGAAGCATTTCCTCTAATTATTTTTGGTTTTAACTGAAGTAGCTCGGTAAGGATATCATTTCTGTAAGGCGTTGCGCCGGCACCCACCGGATCTAAAATCCATGGTTTACCGAGTTCGTTAGCTTTTTTCGCTGCCTTAATCATGCTTAAGCTCCAATATTCATCTAGCGTACCAATATTGACCACCAAAGCCTGGCAGATGTTAACCATATCTTCTACTTCAGACTGGGCATGTGACATTATTGGTGAAGCTCCTGCAGCTAATAAGGCATTGGCCGTATTATTCATTACCACATAATTGGTAATATTGTGTATTAGAGGCACCGATTTTTTTACATGTTGAATATGTTGCCATAATAAATTTTCCATCATCATAAATTTTTGAGGCTTCAGGGAAAATTCTGGCACAAAGGTAGAGAGCTGATCTATTTTGGATCAGTAAACTTTTCCCTACGACGATTTTAGCGCATCAGGTTCAAAGGGACTATCTCAATTCTTAACAGAATACCCCTAAAGCACCGTAAAAGTAGGGTAAAAATGAAGGCTGAGAAAATTTTTAAATAGCTAAAGTTTTTAAGACTTAATTTTCTATTCAAATGTTTCTACCTGAAACATTAATTATTCTATATTTAGCGTGAATATTTATTTAAACTGAATATTTCGAGGTTGTACTTCAATATTTGAAGTTTCATTGTACGTTCTATTCTTACTAAATTTCATTATATGAAAGCTTTTAAAAATTTCAACAAAGCAGTTCTCTTTTTATTACTATTTGCTTCTTACGCTATGGTGGGACAACGCCAATTTGGTGCTGCGACGCTCTATACAGTTCGGGAAGAAATGAAGAAATCACCAGAGGAAACCATCAACGAAGTTGCAGATATTGGTTATTTATATATTGAAGCAGCCGGTTATAGTGACGGACTGTTTTATGGATTGAAGCCTAAGAAATTTAAAAAATTGTTAGCTAAATACCATACCAAACCTTTGAGTTCGCATCAGGGTGGCGTTACTATGGAAAATGTAGATCAAATGATAGCCGACGTTAAAAAAGCCGGCTTTCAATATTTTGTGATTCCTGTTCCGCCATTAGATAATTTTACTTTTGGAGGTAAAATGGGAATGGAAAATGACCTGGATCTTTTGGTTGAAACCTTTAATACTATAGGTGAAAAATGTAAGAAAGCCGGAATAGAATTATTGTATCATAATCACGATTTTGAGTTTAAAGAAAATGAAAACGGAATAGTACCGATAGAATATTTCTTAGAGAATACAGATCCAGATTTGGTGAATTTTCAGATGGATTTATATTGGGTAACAAAAGCGGGTGCCGATCCTGTTGCTTATTTCGAAAAATATCCAGGAAGGTTTAAATTATGGCATGTAAAAGATATGGATGAAGCGGGTAATTTTACTCCGGTAGGTGAAGGCACTATAGATTTTGAGAGAATATTAGACAAAAGAAAGGAATCTGGAATGAAATATTATATTGTAGAACAAGATAATACATTCGATTTAGAACCTTTAGAAGCCATTAAAATTAGCCATGAAAATCTTCGCGATTTTGGCTTTCACAAAGTGAAATTTAAAAAATAGGATTTTAAAAAAATATAAATAAAAAGCCCTCTGATATTCTCAGAGGGCTTTTTATTTATAAATTGCTTGAGAGTAGGAGTTTACTATTAAGCAATACATTTTTTGCAGCGATCATTTTCAAAGTCAAAAAAGGTATAGCAAATCTCTTTAAAATCATCATAGATCTCACAAATTGTATTTTCTATAAATTGGCTGAAATTTTTTAATTCTGAATTTTCTTCGGAATTTAATAATTCATCAGATAGCAGTACGTAGGTTTTACTTTCTACTGAATTTTTAAGCAAATGATGAGCCTCAATCACTGTTTGTCCATATAACTTTTCAAACTTGCCTATATTGTATTGAGCGAGTGGCCCATAATGGGCAATCATTTTTAGAGATAGATCGATATTTAACTGAAATTCTTCTTCTAGAAACCCAATTTCTTGGTTAAATACTTCTTTCATAAGACAAAATTGGTTTAAAATTTCTTTTGCTGAAATACGCTCACCGTATTTAAAAAAGAGAACAGCATCACCTTCAATTTCCGAAATTTGAAGATCTAAGGTGTTACTTTTAATAATCGCGTTTAGTAATTTTGAAATTATAACTTTTCCGGTTTCAAAATCTGTAGTTTCAACAAAGCGACTAAAACCACTAATATCAGGAATAATTATTGTTCCTTTTAAAACTTTAGACTGGTATCCAATAGGATTTATAAGGTAAGGAAGTTGTGTAATTGTTCTTTTCATGGCCGATTTTCGATAGACAGTTTAATAATCCATAAACTATTTCTTTTGGTCTTTACTAATCGCACATGCTTACAGTGATTGAGGTGAATAACACTAATATTTGTACATTTGCTTTACAAAAGTTAGTTAGAATTTATAAGTAAGTAATAAAGATCTTGTTAGTATTGATTTTATGGGACAATTATTAGAAAAAAAGGCTTGTGAGAGTAGGTTAGGAGCAATAGATGATGCGCTCTACGCGATTGGTGGGAAATGGAAATTAAAGATAATTATAGCTCTAAAAGAAGGCAATAAGCGATTTAATGAGTTACAGCGTGCCTTGAATATTTCTGCTAGAATGCTATCCAGAGAATTAAAAGATTTGGAATTGAACGGATTTGTAGAACGCAAAGTCTATACGGAAACGCCAATAGTCATTGAATACGAATTAACAGAGTACAGTAATTCTCTTTCAGAAATTTTAGAAGCCCTAAGCTCGTGGGGAAAAAAGCATCGTCAAAAACTAATTGATGAACGCTCTTGATTTTACTGAATTATCATATTTCCGAAAATGATTTCAATAGAATAAAATAAAACGTAAAAAGTACCGTTATTATATAGAGAAATTCATATTGCTGAATTTTTCATTATTGATTAACCACAATTAGCCTAATCAAACGTGGATTTACAAAGCCTTTCGATAAGAAAGGCTTTTTTTTGCCTAGTTTTTGGCTAGTGGGAAGTAAAGTATTTAGAAATTTTATAATTTTAATTAAAATTTTCTTTCAACTTTTAAATTTAGTTTTAGGATTACAATAATTTTCTTAATTTAATCCTCAATAAAATGTTTTATATAATTTTTTGGCAAAATACTTGTTATAGATAAGTCCCAAATTACCCGATGATGCTGCTAGAGATGCTGAATTATAGATATCAGGAAGATACCTCTGTGATACGAAAGGCTATGGATTATTGTCATAACCTTTTGAAAAACAGTAGGTGTTCTAAACTGCCTTATCATAATATTCAGCATACTTTTGAAGTGTATCAATATGCTAAAAAGATAGCTAATTATGAGTCTTTGTCTAAAGATGATGAAGAAATTGTGGTTTTGGCTTCCTTGTTTCATGATACGGGTAACAGTAATTCTTATAAAGAGCACGAAAAAATAAGTGCTAAAAATGCTGAACTTTTCTTAGAGAGCGTAGGATATCCTCACGAGAA is from Zunongwangia endophytica and encodes:
- a CDS encoding HD domain-containing protein; amino-acid sequence: MMLLEMLNYRYQEDTSVIRKAMDYCHNLLKNSRCSKLPYHNIQHTFEVYQYAKKIANYESLSKDDEEIVVLASLFHDTGNSNSYKEHEKISAKNAELFLESVGYPHEKIQQVISCICATKMPQAPKNKLEEVLCDADLAHLGTNSFRSKNKLLRSEWFKCFNKNYSDVEWLENNICFLESHSYFTNYGNEILLPKKEKNLQLVKQAYSRLLAKK
- the thiD gene encoding bifunctional hydroxymethylpyrimidine kinase/phosphomethylpyrimidine kinase, yielding MKTYKYPSALTIAGFDGSGGAGIQADIKTFSALGCYATSVLTALPVQNTTGVKNIFPISYQAVSEQIDSIFDDIFPDAVKIGMVHTPELVKTIVAALQKYPKTALVFDPVMVATSGHKLIEDETVKMIIEQLFPLADVITPNMDEAAVLAEMKVETLEDMKKAGEKIMKLGCKSVLMKGGHLKSDRITSLYFAENGEIHSYEFKRFDTNNTHGSGCTLSSAIASFLARGENLIDAIKLGQDFAHQAIENGKDVKTGEGNGPLNHFYNPQKLIKNELE
- the thiE gene encoding thiamine phosphate synthase, whose amino-acid sequence is MHPDFPYQLYLVISEESSVHHSLLKVAEMAIEGGVDIIQLREKNLNTSDFIKKAEKLKKLTDRYNIPLIINDNLEVANAVDAFGIHVGNSDTPPSEIQQIWNHNKAIGYSIEYLEQLETEQTKIANHLGISPVYSTSTKTNTVTEWGIEGIKKIRNLTKKPLVAIGRMNASNAAEVIKAGADCIAVVSAICAANDPKEAAKEIKNQIQNHQNENI
- a CDS encoding winged helix-turn-helix transcriptional regulator, yielding MGQLLEKKACESRLGAIDDALYAIGGKWKLKIIIALKEGNKRFNELQRALNISARMLSRELKDLELNGFVERKVYTETPIVIEYELTEYSNSLSEILEALSSWGKKHRQKLIDERS
- a CDS encoding DUF2652 domain-containing protein; this encodes MKRTITQLPYLINPIGYQSKVLKGTIIIPDISGFSRFVETTDFETGKVIISKLLNAIIKSNTLDLQISEIEGDAVLFFKYGERISAKEILNQFCLMKEVFNQEIGFLEEEFQLNIDLSLKMIAHYGPLAQYNIGKFEKLYGQTVIEAHHLLKNSVESKTYVLLSDELLNSEENSELKNFSQFIENTICEIYDDFKEICYTFFDFENDRCKKCIA
- a CDS encoding sugar phosphate isomerase/epimerase family protein, yielding MKAFKNFNKAVLFLLLFASYAMVGQRQFGAATLYTVREEMKKSPEETINEVADIGYLYIEAAGYSDGLFYGLKPKKFKKLLAKYHTKPLSSHQGGVTMENVDQMIADVKKAGFQYFVIPVPPLDNFTFGGKMGMENDLDLLVETFNTIGEKCKKAGIELLYHNHDFEFKENENGIVPIEYFLENTDPDLVNFQMDLYWVTKAGADPVAYFEKYPGRFKLWHVKDMDEAGNFTPVGEGTIDFERILDKRKESGMKYYIVEQDNTFDLEPLEAIKISHENLRDFGFHKVKFKK
- the thiM gene encoding hydroxyethylthiazole kinase translates to MENLLWQHIQHVKKSVPLIHNITNYVVMNNTANALLAAGASPIMSHAQSEVEDMVNICQALVVNIGTLDEYWSLSMIKAAKKANELGKPWILDPVGAGATPYRNDILTELLQLKPKIIRGNASEIMALAKASDLKTKGVDSTAASSEAIEAANALNTEYDSVVCISGETDIIIDGNKIMMLNNGDSLMAKVTGLGCSASAITAAFAAVVEDKFEATLAAMALLGVCGELAAKTSAGPGTLQLNILDKLYNITEEEFMSTLKISE